The following coding sequences are from one Candidatus Borkfalkia ceftriaxoniphila window:
- a CDS encoding ADP-ribosylglycohydrolase family protein, with translation MIIQFNDYKDKVLGCLYGKNIGGTLGAPFECYRGVHDVNFYTQDTSKPIPNDDVDLQLVWLRAVEMEGKKLDAQVLAEYWSTYISASLAEYGTGKNNFRMGIRPPLSGHLRNRNRDSNGAWIRTEIWACLAAGHPDVAARFALEDAMVDHSGEGVYSAVFLAAMQSAAFVESDTMKLIEIGLSYIPEDCGITKGVRTVIECYGKGMDWKQARKVLFRTVPGSFGMMGGYFEGQTPEEDVPVGENGYDAPSNVGIIILGLLYGEGDFARSICLATDCGEDTDCTAGTLAALLGIVLGKKKLPEKWVKGCSDEISTWCLRIDAALRLPKTVTEFAERIIRQTPVMLNEYCDVTAKGGFTIESAAKLHRNGDVVAPYWNTFEKLLGDVPRATRDRFTLYDVVVEYDENFVSLKEGKEKTLSLRFINKLFDPQYLTVRFLDFPAEFVMEGGTEHCVGIEHLHGSFNESRLEIRFTPQSLLRGRYDLVMEIRSEGRMTRNYVPMTFINGNCLEIAK, from the coding sequence ATGATCATTCAATTCAACGATTACAAAGACAAGGTTTTGGGCTGCCTGTACGGCAAAAATATCGGCGGAACGCTGGGCGCGCCTTTCGAATGTTACCGCGGCGTGCACGACGTGAATTTTTACACGCAGGATACCTCCAAACCCATACCCAACGACGACGTGGACCTGCAACTCGTCTGGCTGCGTGCGGTGGAAATGGAGGGAAAAAAACTCGACGCGCAGGTGCTTGCCGAATACTGGAGCACATATATTTCGGCGAGCCTCGCCGAGTACGGCACGGGCAAAAATAATTTCCGCATGGGCATTCGGCCCCCTCTTTCGGGGCATTTGAGAAACCGCAACCGCGACAGCAACGGGGCGTGGATCCGTACGGAAATATGGGCATGTCTTGCGGCGGGTCATCCCGACGTGGCGGCGCGTTTCGCCCTGGAAGACGCCATGGTCGATCACAGCGGCGAGGGCGTGTATTCCGCGGTGTTTCTCGCGGCGATGCAGTCCGCGGCGTTCGTTGAATCGGATACCATGAAACTCATTGAGATCGGTTTATCCTATATTCCCGAAGATTGCGGCATCACGAAGGGCGTCCGCACCGTGATCGAATGTTACGGCAAGGGGATGGACTGGAAACAGGCGAGAAAGGTGCTATTCCGGACCGTACCCGGAAGTTTCGGCATGATGGGGGGCTATTTCGAAGGGCAGACGCCCGAAGAGGACGTCCCTGTCGGTGAAAACGGCTACGATGCGCCCAGCAACGTCGGAATCATTATTCTTGGGCTTTTGTACGGCGAGGGCGATTTCGCCCGCTCCATCTGTCTCGCCACCGATTGCGGTGAGGATACCGACTGCACGGCGGGCACGCTCGCGGCGCTTCTGGGAATCGTTTTGGGAAAGAAAAAGTTACCCGAAAAATGGGTCAAAGGCTGTTCCGATGAAATTTCGACCTGGTGTCTGCGCATCGACGCGGCGCTCAGGCTTCCCAAAACGGTCACGGAGTTCGCCGAACGCATCATCCGCCAGACGCCCGTCATGCTCAACGAGTACTGCGACGTGACGGCAAAGGGAGGCTTTACCATCGAGAGCGCCGCAAAACTGCACAGAAACGGCGACGTCGTCGCACCGTACTGGAATACTTTCGAAAAACTTCTCGGCGACGTTCCCCGCGCCACGCGCGATCGATTTACGCTGTACGACGTGGTCGTCGAGTACGATGAGAATTTCGTGTCGCTCAAAGAAGGAAAAGAAAAGACGCTGTCGCTGCGCTTTATCAATAAACTCTTCGACCCGCAGTACCTCACCGTGCGGTTTCTGGATTTTCCCGCCGAATTCGTCATGGAAGGCGGCACGGAACATTGCGTGGGGATCGAGCATCTGCACGGCAGTTTCAACGAGAGCCGCCTTGAGATCCGTTTCACGCCGCAGTCGTTGCTGCGCGGCCGTTACGATCTGGTCATGGAGATCAGGAGCGAGGGCCGCATGACGAGGAATTATGTTCCCATGACTTTTATTAACGGCAACTGTCTGGAAATCGCCAAATAA
- a CDS encoding Ig-like domain-containing protein, with translation MKKRRIMLILALSLVFALSGAGIVSFAAETPEDGALSMATVLQTKEGFRENGTAQVRTKKALAGEYSVTYNVSGVTPGNGWIAQQYIGIDDAGSFLQINLFVDSAVTVNKVGGESAGALVIYDATTDQPMANPRSLELGGDWFTGANYIFKYEITKTRLHFYFGLASKIVEGTDAPVSRGYVLLDDKTYGEYTDGIASFAPYAADRSGFSMTVNSISVKGEQANLDMTSMEKDAERENVIANQDAELFLADKFENRSSAQTDFAKGGTFSKKWVSELPVSTDGLPNDADVFTSSFEIALTTSAGNYIPSGLQFGFAFGMPEKTATPATEGVTAICGKLPMAGLDLSVGNGTDAIVHETTIGDASKIFSANDGGIGRLYVSLIGKKDGSLKVTYKTDHPSDADATFEYTGIGFYGFITFFVTADDVAIAGESTGGSIAFQNILLPSAQKVDAESVSLSDESASVRIGESKQLTATVKPDNTTIKTLTWTSSDETVATVDENGLVTGKKSGSTVVTATTENGLKASCNILVPVEAETVTLDKTSAVIGVGAQLQLNATVSPENTTDKNVVWASSDPSVATVDENGLVKAIAKGEAKITASSSNGKSAECAVTVSVPVSGVTLSETEKTLDAGDSFQLTATILPADAGNKSVSWSSSADNVAEVDENGTVTAKAAGTAVITVLTADGYKEATCTVTVKAPVVPVTGISLNKDALTLDVGGTETLKASLSPETATNKGVKWTSSDESIVKVSDKGVVTAVKAGTASITVTSEDGSFSATCAVTVNGTEKGGCGSTVAGVSTIFGLAAAGIAVLLFRKKAK, from the coding sequence ATGAAAAAAAGAAGGATTATGCTGATCTTGGCGCTTTCGCTCGTATTCGCCCTGTCGGGCGCGGGCATCGTCTCCTTTGCGGCGGAAACGCCCGAGGACGGAGCGCTTTCCATGGCCACCGTTTTACAGACGAAAGAGGGATTCCGCGAAAACGGCACCGCGCAGGTACGCACGAAAAAAGCGCTCGCAGGTGAATATTCGGTCACATATAACGTTTCCGGCGTCACGCCCGGCAACGGCTGGATCGCGCAGCAGTATATCGGCATCGACGATGCGGGCAGTTTTCTGCAAATTAATCTATTCGTAGATTCCGCCGTCACGGTGAATAAGGTCGGCGGCGAATCGGCGGGCGCGCTCGTCATTTACGACGCCACAACCGATCAGCCGATGGCAAATCCACGTTCGCTGGAATTGGGCGGGGATTGGTTTACGGGCGCAAATTACATTTTTAAATACGAGATCACGAAAACGCGGCTGCATTTCTATTTTGGCCTCGCGTCCAAGATCGTAGAGGGGACGGACGCGCCCGTCAGCCGCGGCTATGTGCTTCTCGATGACAAAACGTACGGCGAATATACCGACGGGATCGCCTCTTTCGCGCCTTATGCGGCGGACAGGAGCGGTTTTTCGATGACTGTCAATTCGATTTCGGTCAAAGGCGAACAGGCAAACCTCGATATGACGTCTATGGAAAAAGACGCCGAACGCGAAAACGTGATAGCCAACCAAGACGCGGAACTTTTTCTCGCGGACAAATTCGAAAACCGCTCCTCTGCGCAGACGGATTTTGCAAAGGGCGGCACGTTCTCCAAAAAATGGGTGAGCGAATTGCCCGTATCCACGGACGGATTGCCGAACGACGCGGACGTGTTCACGAGTTCGTTTGAGATCGCGCTCACGACCTCCGCGGGAAATTATATCCCGAGCGGACTGCAATTCGGATTTGCGTTCGGTATGCCCGAAAAGACGGCTACTCCCGCAACGGAGGGCGTGACTGCGATTTGCGGGAAACTTCCCATGGCGGGTCTGGATCTTTCCGTAGGGAACGGCACGGACGCGATCGTCCATGAAACGACCATCGGCGACGCGAGCAAAATATTTTCCGCGAACGACGGCGGCATAGGCAGGCTGTACGTTTCCCTGATAGGGAAAAAGGACGGCTCGCTCAAAGTAACGTATAAAACGGATCACCCGAGCGACGCAGATGCGACGTTCGAATATACGGGCATCGGTTTCTACGGTTTTATAACCTTTTTCGTGACGGCGGACGATGTCGCCATCGCAGGCGAGAGCACGGGGGGAAGTATAGCGTTTCAAAACATTTTGCTGCCTTCGGCGCAGAAGGTAGACGCTGAAAGCGTTTCGCTTTCAGATGAGAGCGCTTCCGTCAGAATCGGCGAGAGCAAACAGCTCACCGCCACCGTGAAGCCCGACAATACCACGATCAAAACGCTTACATGGACTTCCTCGGACGAAACCGTCGCTACCGTCGACGAAAACGGACTTGTGACCGGGAAAAAGAGCGGCAGTACCGTCGTCACCGCGACGACGGAGAACGGCTTGAAAGCCTCTTGCAACATTCTCGTTCCCGTCGAGGCGGAAACGGTGACGCTCGACAAGACGAGCGCGGTGATAGGCGTCGGCGCGCAGTTGCAACTGAACGCGACCGTTTCCCCCGAGAATACGACCGATAAAAACGTCGTCTGGGCTTCTTCCGATCCGTCCGTCGCCACAGTGGACGAAAACGGTTTGGTGAAGGCGATCGCCAAGGGCGAGGCGAAGATCACTGCCTCCTCATCCAACGGCAAGAGTGCGGAGTGTGCCGTTACCGTGTCGGTACCCGTATCGGGCGTAACGCTGTCGGAGACGGAAAAAACGCTTGACGCGGGCGATTCCTTTCAGTTGACGGCGACGATCTTGCCTGCCGACGCGGGAAACAAGAGCGTTTCGTGGAGTTCGTCTGCGGATAACGTGGCGGAGGTGGACGAAAACGGCACCGTCACCGCCAAGGCGGCGGGCACCGCCGTGATCACCGTATTGACAGCCGATGGATATAAAGAGGCGACTTGCACCGTAACGGTCAAAGCGCCCGTCGTACCCGTCACGGGGATCTCTTTGAACAAAGACGCATTGACGCTGGACGTCGGCGGAACGGAAACGCTGAAAGCGAGCCTTTCTCCCGAAACGGCGACAAACAAGGGCGTCAAGTGGACATCTTCGGACGAATCGATTGTAAAAGTAAGCGACAAAGGCGTCGTCACCGCCGTCAAGGCGGGCACGGCCTCAATCACGGTAACCAGCGAGGACGGATCGTTCAGCGCGACTTGCGCGGTCACGGTGAATGGGACCGAAAAGGGCGGGTGCGGTTCCACAGTCGCGGGCGTTTCCACGATTTTCGGACTCGCCGCTGCGGGGATAGCCGTACTGTTATTCAGAAAAAAAGCAAAATAA
- a CDS encoding carbohydrate ABC transporter permease — MALKNILGGVKNKIKQHYEKSGLLEHSSVKIKNPWKIKLFIFCMLALPIAQFLVFTVYINIDGILMTFQNVDFSTNEEKFVGFGNFAKFFRNFTAVNRDNFIKSIWNSFGYWPVTFLIAIPLQLLSAYILYKKVPASGFIIVMIFLPNLIPPAVLAQSFSEMLSIREGPLNSILMHIFGYTSETVPIWLRDEKFAMPILYMYSVWVGIGYNAVLMWGAMTRVPAEIVESAHLDGIGFVGEFFHITLPIMWPTLSMILMTSVGIPFSVYMHSLLLTNGGQAGTGTLGLMAIQTLRSGDMYYSATISVILSMVSIPLMLLARKVLNRIYEDVEV; from the coding sequence ATGGCTTTGAAAAATATTCTTGGCGGCGTAAAAAATAAGATCAAACAGCATTATGAAAAGAGCGGGCTCTTAGAGCATTCGAGCGTAAAGATCAAAAATCCCTGGAAGATCAAACTCTTTATTTTCTGTATGCTCGCGCTGCCCATCGCGCAGTTTCTCGTATTTACGGTCTATATCAACATCGACGGCATACTGATGACTTTCCAGAACGTAGATTTTTCCACCAACGAAGAAAAATTCGTGGGGTTTGGAAACTTCGCTAAGTTTTTCCGCAATTTCACGGCGGTCAACCGCGATAATTTTATAAAGTCTATTTGGAATTCGTTCGGCTACTGGCCCGTCACGTTTCTGATCGCCATTCCCTTGCAGTTGCTTTCGGCGTACATTCTGTATAAAAAAGTACCCGCGTCGGGATTTATCATCGTCATGATCTTTTTGCCGAACCTGATCCCGCCCGCGGTGCTTGCACAGTCGTTTTCCGAAATGCTCTCCATCCGCGAGGGCCCGCTCAACTCGATCCTGATGCACATTTTCGGCTATACGAGCGAAACGGTCCCCATCTGGCTCAGAGACGAAAAATTCGCCATGCCCATTCTGTATATGTACAGCGTCTGGGTCGGCATCGGTTACAACGCCGTTTTGATGTGGGGGGCCATGACGCGCGTGCCTGCGGAGATCGTCGAATCGGCGCATCTGGACGGCATCGGCTTTGTCGGGGAATTTTTCCATATCACACTGCCTATCATGTGGCCCACGCTGTCCATGATCTTGATGACGAGCGTCGGCATTCCGTTTTCCGTCTATATGCATTCCCTGCTCTTGACAAACGGGGGACAGGCGGGCACGGGTACGCTGGGGCTGATGGCGATCCAGACGCTGCGCTCGGGCGATATGTATTATTCCGCCACCATCAGCGTGATCTTGTCGATGGTATCCATTCCGCTCATGCTGCTGGCGAGAAAAGTGCTCAACCGCATCTACGAAGATGTGGAAGTATAA
- a CDS encoding ABC transporter substrate-binding protein — protein sequence MKKIWKMLVPVLALCMFLPMAACKKDDETAGKTVVKVAFYAAGFGTSWMEDAKARYEAEHSDVYLKLEGDPYIEETVKQRLDTKNANLADDLCVFGGGYYRYMVRNDLLKDLTSFYDETVEGEDTVDDLVNQQLKNYFTVNGKVYGIPWQDNAMSFVYNANMFDQYGWEIPETMDQFFRLCEKIRDDTDGKVNPLTYCGAANQGYFPGVMENWLAQYEGTQAMYDFLDCENAEVYQAQESGRTKVYQTVAKIIHGTDSKGRRYVDGKSRGYTHLDAQAEILKGNSAMVVSGPWMQIEMSEYLVDYPGFRMGIMPTPHINGDARDKNGNDSRYVRTSSTGVMVVPKLAKNADIALDFMKFMLTQTSLERFVETTDGLTRPFTLKNPENCDFGSNYFASTVFDLLSEKPERMIYTVSTSDIWLAGESSMWMCNDGAPVTALASLTYEQAMSEAAELAKEDYRVVKDKWNSWQVG from the coding sequence ATGAAAAAAATCTGGAAAATGCTCGTGCCGGTGCTCGCGCTGTGTATGTTCCTGCCTATGGCGGCGTGCAAAAAGGACGATGAAACGGCGGGTAAGACCGTCGTAAAAGTAGCCTTTTATGCGGCGGGTTTCGGCACCTCCTGGATGGAGGACGCCAAGGCGAGATACGAGGCGGAACATTCCGACGTGTATCTCAAATTGGAGGGGGATCCTTACATCGAAGAGACCGTAAAGCAACGCCTCGATACCAAAAACGCCAACCTTGCCGACGATCTTTGCGTGTTCGGCGGCGGGTATTACCGTTATATGGTCAGAAACGATTTGTTAAAAGATCTTACGTCTTTCTATGACGAAACCGTCGAGGGCGAGGACACGGTGGACGATCTTGTCAACCAACAACTCAAAAATTACTTTACCGTCAACGGGAAAGTATACGGAATACCCTGGCAGGACAACGCGATGAGTTTTGTGTATAACGCGAATATGTTCGATCAGTACGGCTGGGAAATTCCCGAAACGATGGATCAGTTTTTCAGACTGTGCGAAAAGATCCGCGACGATACGGACGGAAAAGTCAATCCGCTCACCTATTGCGGAGCGGCGAATCAGGGCTATTTCCCCGGGGTCATGGAAAACTGGCTGGCGCAGTACGAAGGCACGCAGGCGATGTACGATTTTCTGGACTGCGAAAACGCCGAAGTATATCAGGCGCAGGAGTCCGGAAGGACGAAAGTATATCAGACAGTTGCCAAGATCATTCACGGCACCGATTCCAAGGGCCGCCGCTATGTAGACGGCAAGTCGAGAGGTTATACCCACCTCGACGCGCAGGCGGAGATCTTGAAGGGGAATTCCGCCATGGTCGTTTCAGGTCCCTGGATGCAGATAGAAATGAGCGAATATCTCGTGGATTATCCGGGGTTCCGCATGGGGATCATGCCCACCCCGCATATCAATGGGGACGCAAGGGATAAAAACGGCAACGATTCCCGGTACGTGCGCACTTCCAGCACGGGCGTGATGGTCGTGCCCAAACTTGCCAAAAATGCGGACATTGCGCTGGATTTCATGAAATTTATGCTGACGCAGACAAGTCTGGAACGGTTTGTCGAAACGACGGACGGCCTGACGCGTCCCTTTACTCTGAAAAATCCCGAAAATTGCGATTTCGGCAGCAATTATTTTGCCAGTACCGTGTTCGATCTTCTCTCCGAAAAACCAGAACGTATGATCTATACGGTCAGCACGTCCGATATCTGGCTCGCGGGAGAATCGTCCATGTGGATGTGCAACGACGGCGCACCCGTCACGGCTCTGGCAAGTCTGACATACGAACAGGCGATGAGCGAAGCCGCCGAACTTGCCAAGGAAGATTATCGGGTAGTCAAGGACAAATGGAACAGTTGGCAGGTCGGCTGA
- a CDS encoding carbohydrate ABC transporter permease gives MKESKAVKIFLWVSFAMFMLYILSLTIPLYYMILNSFKTNGDYVDNRWGLPSVFTLQSFAKAFTMRAGETTLPMMLLNSVLLSVGATVISVTSISVTAYTLARFRFTGRNLLVVVAISAMAFPSLGGGAATYKLMVNLGLVNTWGILLMFGGPFGFSFLIMYAYFKGVSKTYAEAARLDGAGEFLIFFRIILPMTKAALGVIIFMGIVGSWNDYYTPYMYLPEMKTLATGLQAFSITASTTGAYTQMFAAMIIGTAPMVILFVCMHKTIINNTVTGGLKG, from the coding sequence ATGAAAGAAAGCAAAGCTGTAAAAATATTTCTCTGGGTATCCTTTGCGATGTTCATGTTATACATTCTTTCGCTGACGATACCGCTGTATTACATGATCCTCAATTCATTCAAGACAAACGGGGATTACGTGGACAATCGGTGGGGGCTTCCCTCAGTGTTTACGCTGCAAAGTTTCGCGAAAGCGTTTACCATGCGCGCGGGAGAAACGACGCTTCCCATGATGCTATTGAATTCCGTGCTTTTGAGCGTGGGGGCGACGGTCATCAGCGTCACTTCCATATCGGTGACGGCGTATACGCTGGCGCGGTTCCGCTTTACGGGCAGAAATCTTCTCGTGGTCGTCGCCATCTCAGCGATGGCGTTTCCCTCGCTGGGCGGCGGAGCCGCTACCTACAAACTGATGGTCAATCTCGGTCTCGTGAACACTTGGGGCATCCTGCTCATGTTCGGCGGGCCGTTCGGGTTTTCTTTTCTGATCATGTACGCCTATTTCAAGGGCGTATCCAAAACGTACGCGGAGGCGGCGCGGCTGGACGGCGCGGGAGAATTCCTGATCTTTTTCAGGATCATCCTTCCGATGACGAAGGCGGCCCTGGGCGTGATCATCTTTATGGGCATCGTCGGGTCATGGAACGATTATTACACGCCGTACATGTATCTGCCCGAAATGAAAACGCTGGCGACGGGATTGCAGGCGTTTTCGATCACCGCCTCCACGACGGGCGCGTACACGCAGATGTTCGCCGCCATGATCATCGGGACGGCGCCCATGGTGATCTTATTTGTCTGTATGCACAAGACCATCATCAACAATACGGTAACAGGGGGATTGAAAGGATGA
- a CDS encoding AraC family transcriptional regulator, protein MYPKKLPNHTTETFRLEERLPDNTSIRKAYYHKDDYPINMHSHNFYEINIVVEGNGVHYIEDNLCLAKPGDVFAIPPKNRHGYWSENDLNIFHLLLPHYVLEKYSDELEKFSGYHTLFEIEPYIRKNYDESIFLHLTEEQLARLRPEMENILYDLQQEESEESNLIFEMRAILLICTLSRLIDTDYRMQLPDTTQPDALSIVKTIEYMRKEFSEKISIDDLARKANMSRSTYLRRFTAICKTTPTEYLAEIRIKKACELLKNANLSVTDVAQACGFFDCSHFIRVFSKYRGTTPRNYRQTILTRF, encoded by the coding sequence ATGTATCCGAAGAAACTTCCGAACCATACTACGGAAACCTTCCGACTGGAAGAGCGTCTGCCCGACAATACCAGCATCCGCAAGGCGTACTATCACAAAGATGATTATCCCATCAACATGCACTCGCACAATTTTTACGAGATCAACATCGTCGTCGAGGGCAACGGCGTGCACTATATCGAGGACAATCTGTGTCTGGCAAAACCCGGCGACGTGTTCGCCATACCGCCGAAAAACCGTCACGGTTACTGGTCGGAAAACGATCTGAACATTTTTCATCTGCTCTTACCCCACTATGTGTTGGAAAAATATTCGGACGAGTTGGAAAAGTTCTCTGGCTATCATACGCTCTTCGAAATCGAGCCGTATATCCGCAAAAACTACGACGAGAGTATTTTTTTACATTTAACGGAGGAACAACTTGCAAGGCTCCGTCCCGAAATGGAAAATATTCTCTATGATTTACAGCAGGAGGAGAGCGAGGAGAGCAACCTCATTTTCGAAATGCGCGCCATTCTGCTCATCTGCACTCTGTCGCGGCTGATCGACACAGATTACCGCATGCAATTGCCGGACACCACCCAGCCCGACGCGCTGTCGATCGTCAAGACCATCGAATATATGCGCAAAGAATTTTCCGAAAAAATTTCCATCGACGATCTGGCGCGCAAGGCAAATATGTCGCGTTCCACCTATTTAAGGCGCTTTACAGCCATCTGCAAGACCACTCCCACCGAGTATCTGGCGGAAATACGCATCAAAAAGGCTTGCGAACTTTTAAAAAACGCCAATCTTTCCGTTACCGACGTGGCGCAGGCATGCGGATTTTTTGATTGCTCGCATTTTATCCGCGTTTTCAGCAAATACCGCGGCACGACGCCGCGAAACTATCGGCAGACGATTCTGACCCGATTTTAA
- a CDS encoding type 1 glutamine amidotransferase family protein, translating into MRKRINTLNASLLLNGVSYGEHVMNPGMVVEDVEKLVRNCSNTFIVRCQPDRPMTDETYCALAKFAKEKNLYFGFLYAYQFPPKGKRSHLNAALVQKLDELAGDLFLGEFFGEAGSDKAAKDKGYYVEGSEVIALQMPPQDFNDMLAAKENFVRFIRSMTAYDDEIGLKKTFLVEATALSRYEMEGGIRTPILEVLPGNPENLIPFTRGAAIGYGRENWGGFIANEWYGGYRHEDELKRARLELTYKYLYLSGANLTFLESGNHEIKSFGYDLDENSDLCRSYRAAAENFENFIENNPRPPCGPLAKVAFLAGNADGYTDFMGGSSWCQFGRETWGNGDAEKSWDILSEIFRCRDWHDPSAFAVDGLDLNNAPAYGTYDVIPVESPLRVLAGYDYLLFAGWNTMTEELYAKLTEYVRGGGVLFACAAHLNENPVRGGAARYICGGDWSELFGCKAGETLRINSGVKFGKDSFVKNLRYPGTSNLWCDANYAAGFADYVRVTLCGGTARCVFSDSFQPPAEPHIPVVVEHSLGKGTSIFLTAQNYPGAPAVMPLYRQIVKAILAASHADADIRVTGSDRVRFSLFYDDVTGEEKLYLLNTSYAAKNEVTLHIAGGRQQFWLSPLELKTVELKKKRR; encoded by the coding sequence ATGAGAAAGAGGATCAATACCCTGAACGCCTCGCTGCTTTTGAACGGCGTGAGTTACGGCGAACACGTCATGAATCCCGGAATGGTGGTCGAAGACGTCGAAAAACTTGTCCGCAACTGCTCGAATACCTTTATCGTGCGCTGTCAGCCCGACAGACCCATGACGGACGAAACGTACTGTGCGCTGGCGAAGTTCGCGAAAGAAAAAAATCTGTATTTCGGATTTTTATATGCCTACCAATTCCCGCCCAAAGGGAAAAGAAGCCATTTGAACGCGGCTTTGGTGCAAAAATTAGATGAACTCGCTGGCGATCTGTTCCTCGGAGAATTTTTTGGCGAGGCGGGCAGCGACAAAGCGGCGAAGGACAAGGGCTATTACGTAGAAGGCAGCGAAGTGATCGCCCTGCAAATGCCCCCGCAAGATTTTAACGATATGCTCGCGGCAAAAGAAAATTTTGTGCGGTTTATTCGAAGTATGACTGCATACGACGATGAGATCGGATTGAAAAAGACGTTTTTAGTAGAGGCGACCGCGCTTTCGCGCTACGAGATGGAGGGCGGAATACGCACTCCGATTCTGGAAGTGTTGCCGGGGAATCCCGAAAATCTGATCCCTTTTACGCGCGGCGCGGCGATCGGCTACGGCCGTGAAAACTGGGGCGGATTTATCGCCAACGAATGGTACGGAGGCTACCGTCACGAGGACGAACTCAAACGCGCACGGCTGGAACTGACCTATAAATATCTGTATTTGTCGGGCGCCAACCTTACGTTTTTGGAAAGCGGGAATCACGAGATCAAATCGTTCGGCTACGATCTGGACGAAAACAGCGATCTATGCCGCTCCTATCGCGCGGCGGCGGAAAACTTCGAAAATTTTATCGAAAACAATCCCCGTCCGCCCTGCGGTCCGCTTGCAAAAGTCGCCTTTCTTGCGGGAAATGCAGACGGATACACGGATTTTATGGGCGGCAGCAGTTGGTGCCAGTTCGGACGCGAAACGTGGGGCAACGGCGACGCCGAAAAGAGTTGGGATATTTTATCCGAAATATTCCGCTGCCGCGATTGGCACGATCCGTCGGCATTTGCCGTTGACGGGCTCGATCTGAATAATGCGCCCGCATACGGGACGTACGACGTCATTCCCGTGGAAAGTCCCTTGCGCGTTCTCGCGGGGTACGATTATCTGCTGTTTGCGGGCTGGAACACAATGACGGAAGAGTTATACGCAAAGTTGACGGAATACGTGCGCGGCGGCGGCGTATTGTTTGCTTGCGCGGCGCATCTGAATGAAAATCCCGTCCGCGGCGGCGCTGCGAGATATATTTGCGGCGGCGATTGGAGCGAACTGTTCGGCTGCAAGGCGGGCGAAACGTTGCGCATCAACAGCGGCGTAAAATTCGGGAAAGACAGTTTTGTGAAAAATCTTCGCTATCCCGGCACGAGCAATCTGTGGTGCGACGCGAATTACGCCGCGGGCTTTGCCGATTACGTCCGCGTGACGCTGTGCGGCGGTACGGCGCGCTGCGTCTTTTCCGACAGTTTTCAACCTCCCGCCGAGCCGCATATCCCCGTTGTCGTCGAGCACAGTCTCGGCAAAGGCACGTCGATCTTTCTGACCGCGCAAAACTATCCCGGCGCGCCCGCCGTGATGCCCTTGTACAGACAGATCGTGAAAGCGATTTTGGCGGCTTCGCATGCCGATGCGGATATCCGCGTGACGGGCAGCGACCGCGTCCGCTTCTCTCTCTTTTACGACGACGTCACAGGCGAAGAAAAACTGTATCTTCTGAACACCTCATATGCAGCCAAAAACGAAGTTACGCTGCATATTGCGGGCGGGAGACAGCAGTTTTGGCTATCGCCGTTGGAACTGAAAACGGTGGAGTTGAAAAAAAAACGCCGTTAA
- a CDS encoding SGNH/GDSL hydrolase family protein, with amino-acid sequence MKENSVCSKGQVPENEHITFLGNGKRKVLIFGNSITRHGRAPALGWFSDCGMAASCAEKDYVHLLYDAMHDVRFCIVQAADFEREFLRVPSSFAEFRAVKDFGPDLIVGRLGENVSSERVQKGKFTQTYKRLLDYCRRKDTKLILTTCFWESPVVDDEIRALAKSEGCALAELNDLGARDEMKACGLFSHTGVAAHPGDRGMREIAERILRAMEKSQ; translated from the coding sequence ATGAAAGAAAATTCTGTCTGTTCAAAAGGACAAGTGCCCGAAAACGAACATATTACGTTTTTGGGAAACGGAAAGCGTAAAGTACTGATTTTCGGCAATTCCATAACCCGCCACGGACGTGCGCCCGCTCTGGGTTGGTTTTCTGACTGCGGAATGGCGGCGTCGTGCGCGGAAAAAGATTATGTGCATCTGCTGTACGATGCAATGCACGATGTCCGTTTTTGCATCGTACAGGCAGCGGATTTCGAACGGGAGTTTTTGAGGGTACCGTCGTCTTTCGCCGAATTTCGCGCGGTAAAAGATTTTGGACCCGATCTCATCGTCGGCAGGTTGGGGGAAAACGTATCATCCGAACGCGTACAAAAAGGCAAATTTACACAAACTTATAAAAGACTGCTCGATTATTGCCGCCGCAAAGATACGAAATTGATTTTGACGACTTGTTTTTGGGAAAGTCCCGTGGTGGACGACGAGATCCGCGCATTGGCGAAGTCGGAAGGCTGTGCGTTGGCGGAATTGAACGATCTGGGCGCGCGCGACGAGATGAAGGCTTGCGGTCTGTTTTCGCATACGGGCGTCGCCGCGCATCCCGGCGACAGGGGAATGCGGGAGATCGCCGAACGAATTTTACGGGCCATGGAGAAATCGCAATGA